The following nucleotide sequence is from Peribacillus sp. ACCC06369.
CCTTTCAGATAATTGCTTCAAACTTGAATAATCCTTAGCAATTTCTATTGCACCAATCATGAACCCATCTACATATATGGGGAGCGTCGTATTTAGCGTCTCAATGATTCGCCCATGTGCATTTACATATGATTGGCTATAGTTGTAGATCGGTTTTTCAGATTTAATCACTCGGAGTAATGTCGATGATTTGTGATTTAAAGAAGGGAAGGCTTCAAGCAACGGTTTCCCAAGCACTTCACTTCTTTTCATTCCATCATGATTGGCCGCCACTCCGTTATAAAATATGGTCTGTCCTTTTGGATCTATTACATGAATGCCTTCATCAATTGTCTCTAATATAGCTTCCAGTACTTCACTTGTATTAAAAAATTCACTTGGCAAGATATCCCTCCTCAATTACCCTCTTGCTAGAGTATATGAGGAAATGCCAAAAACTTGTCATGTACCGCCTGAAAATGAGCAATCATGTAAAATTTTTCACCCAAAGATTCATGTCTTCCAGTTTATCGAAGATGTAACAATTATTGGCCAAACGTCCACGGTACGAGTAACCCTGCTGGTGCAATGCAGCATTCATACCGAATGAGAGCGACCGGGCAATGGAATAAATACAATAATTGCCATTCGAAATAAGGTAGTCTTCAAGTGAGGAAATCAAGTGTTTCATCAAACCGTACTGCCGATGTTCCGGCAATGTCGCACAATCAGTGATTTCCGCATTATGGTAAAAGGCATCAATTTCTGCGGAAGCAGCACTGATGATCTTGCCTTCATGAACAAAAATATAAAAGACCGTTCCCTTTTCCATGCATTTTTTCACATATAACGGATCATTCATCGGAGTGGGATACACTTCGAAAACCTTCCCGTACAATTGTGCCAGCTGAACTGCATCGGTAACTTCCGCTTTACGTGCTTGATAGGCAGTCGGCGGATCATCCAGTCCGGATTTAATCGGGAGACTCTGAACATCGGTGAGGATTTGATCTTCCTTTTCCCATTCCTCACTGTTGCGCCTTTCGTTCTTGTTATATTTTACAAGGAAGAAACAATCGCTTCCCAAAAAGAATTTATCGATGCTTCCTTCATATAAAAAGCCCTGAGCAATTAATGCCAGAACGTTTTCCTTGCGTGACTTGAAGATGATTTTCTCTGCTGATACGCCGTTAGCCACCTTCAGGGATTCCTCTACGCATTCCTGAAAATGACCTAGGTAATCGTCAACCCTTAATCGCTTATTAAAATAGTCGATCGTAATATGTATTGAGCACCTTGGCTTTTGAATTCTTTTTTCAATGATGCCAGCCTCCATTTGTCCCGCTCCTTTCACGTCCATCGAAAATGGTAATATAAGGCCTGACCCTTTCTAGAATCAGACCTTGGGAAAAATAATTATTGCTCTTCCACCCCGCACCAATCAATCATGGTCAATGCAATGATTTCTGCAACCTCCATCATTTTATCCACTTCTATATATTCGTTTGAATCATGGGCCATTTTCGTTTCCCCTGGTCCAAATACAACTACGGGAGTCGAGCCAACTGATGAAAGGTACCCTCCATCCGTCGCCCAAGGGGACGCTTCGACAAGCGGTTCTTCCCCCACCACTTTTTCATAGTACCTGCCAATGGTTTTCATTAGCGAATGATCGATTTCGAGATTGCCAGGCAGCCATCTGGCCCCAAACCATTCTAATTCAATTGGTTTTTCTTTGAACCATGAATCACTCTGGTTTAAAGCATCTATTCGCTGTATCAGCGATTTTTGTGCCTCTTCCATGGTCTCTGTCGGTGCGATGCCGAATCTGCCTTCAAGAACGGCTGTATCCGGCACGGAAGAAGGCCAGTTTCCGCTTTGAATGCTTCCTATGTTGATTGGAATGGGAATGGGTACATTTTTATAGAGTGAATGACGGAGTGACTCATTCCGTTCTTGTTCAAGCATCTTGATTTCTTTCATTACACCAACCGCTTTATCAATTGCACTTACTCCTTCATACCTTGTGCCTCCATGTGCAGACTTGCCCTTTATTTTCAGTCGAAACCACATCGAACCTTGCTGTAAAGGGAATAGTTTCATATTGGTAGGCTCCGGAATGATTGCCCCATCCGCTTCGTACCCTCTGATGACTGCCGCAAGTGTTCCTGCACCGCCGCTTTCCTCTTCAATCACACTCTGGAAAATCACGTCCCCCTTCAATTGGATTCCAGATTCGACTATCGCTTCGATGGCCAGCAATAAAGAAACATTGCCGCCTTTCATATCTGTCGTTCCCCTCCCGAACACTTTCCCGTCTTTTAATTTGCCGCTATAGGGTTCATCGTGCCATGCTGCATGATCGCCTTCAGGAACAACATCAATATGTCCGTTTAAAATAAGGGATTTCCCATTGCCGGTTCCTCTTTTAATAGCCACAAGGTTCGGATTTCCTTTAAAATCCTTGCGATCGCAATAAAAATGGGGGTGTTTTCTTAATTGTTCATCCCCAATTTCCCATAGATCTATTTCCAGACCAAGTTGTCTGCACTTCTCGACCACTATGGCTTGTGCACTTCCTTCTTGCCCCCTTTTGCTCGGTTCCTGGACCAGTTTTTGCAAAAGCTGAACCCCATTTGTCCGATGATCATTCAACCATGTTCTTATTCTTTCCTCATACATATCCATTCTCCTCTCTCATTCTTTTAAAATATGGATGTTTTCAGAGACGGTAAACAAGGCTTCGGTTCGATCCCTGATTTCCTCAATACTGGATGTATCAAATACATCTGTTAAAAGGAGGCCCTCGGAAGTTACAGAAAACACGCCTAGCTCAGTGATGATCATATGTACGCATTTCTTGGCAGTTAACGGCAACGTACATTTTTTGACTAATTTAGACATGCCCGCTTTATCGGTATGTTCCATTAATACGATGACCTTTTTTGCCTTTGCAGCCAGTTCCATGGCACCACCCATGCCTGGCACCCTCTTTCCTGGGACAATCCAATTAGCGAGATCCCCCACTTCACTCACTTGAAGGGCTCCTAGAATCGTGATATCCACCCTCCCGCGCCTTATCATCCCAAATGCAACCGTACTGTCGCAGTAGGAAGCCCCGGGTCTTATGGTGATCGGTAGTCCCCCGGCATTGCAAAGATGTGCATCTTCCTTTCCCTTTTCAGGAGAACTGCCAATCCCCACAAGGCCATTTTCAGCATGAAACATAACTTTATGGTCATTCAAAAGATGATTCGGTACAAGCGATGGAATGCCAATTCCCAAATTGACCAGCATCCCATCGCTTATTTCTGCTGCTGCCCGTTTCGCTATTCGATTTCTATCTTCGGTTCCCAAACCCATTTCCAATCGACTCCTTTTGATGGAATGATATAATCCACAAAGGCACCTGGCACAATGATGCTCTCTGGATCCAAAGAGCCAAGCGGAACGATTTGCATGGCTTCGACGATCGTGATTTGTCCGGCCGCAGCTACGAGTGGGTTCGTGTTCCTGGCGCTTTTATCAAAGATGAGGTTTCCGTAAGGATCTGCCATTTCTGCGTAAACAATGGCGATATCTGCTGTTAATGCAGGTTCCACCAGATAATTTTTCTTACCTATCTTTACGGTTTGCTTGCCTTCCCGGACGATATCGGTTTCAATTCCTATATCAGTCAATACCCCACCTAATCCCATCCCTCCAGCCCGGATGCGTTCGACAAGTGTACCTTGAGGAGAGAACTCCACTTCGAGTTCCCCATTGTTCATTAATAGTCCTGCATTTGGATTGGAACCGATATGGGAAACGATGATTTTTTTTGCACGGCGTTGGGTGACCAGTTTTCCGATTCCAATATCGGGGAAACCTGTATCGTTCCCAATCAAGGTTAAATCCTTTATACCTGACTCCAAAATCAGATTGATCAATCCCGGAGGTGTCCCAATACCACCGAATCCCCCATACAAGATGGACTGATTATCTTTAAAGAGATGGAGGACATCCTCCAAACGACAAATCTTCTGGAATGTATTTTCCAACACTATGACTCACTTCCTTGGTGTGATGGCCGTTTACCAAAGGATTCATTAAATTGCCGAAAAGTTATATCGACCCTCATTAACAATTCTGCACACTCCTCTTCCGAAATCGTTAACGGCGGGGAGATGATGATGGCTGCCCCGGTTACACCGTCAAGGCCTGCTGCTGCGGGATAAAGGAGTATTCCATTCCTCATTCCCAACTCAATGATTTCATTGGTCACATCGGCCTCCTTCGGAAATGGGGCCTTTGTGGCCTTATCCTGGACAAATTCGACGCCTATCAATAAACCTCTGCCACGTATATCACCGATAAAGGAATACTTCCCTGCTAACTTCTTCAGGCCCCTAATCAGGTCCTTCCCTCTATCGGCTGATTTTTCAACAAGATCATTCCTTACGACATATTCTAAAACGGCTAAAGATACCGCACACGATAATGGATTGGCACTAAGCGTATGTCCTCCGATAATTGACTTCGAGCCTTTCATTATTGGCTCCATCACGTTTTTGGTCATTACTGTGGCGGCTATCGGGGTGTACCCTCCACTCATGCCTTTACCAAATGTTACGATATCAGGTTCCACATCCCAATATTCTGAGGCAAGCATCTTACCGGTACGTCCAAATCCAGTCATGACTTCATCGGCAATGAATAAAATATCATTCTCTTCACAGATTTTCTTCAGTTTTCGAAAATAACCATCAGGAGGGACAATCGCCCCTCCAGCTGCCCCGATAACAGGTTCTGCGATGAAAGCCGCTATATTTTCACTGCCAATACGCCGGATGGATGCTTCCAATTCCGAAGCACAGGCCATTCCGCACGTATGGGGATCAAGTTGAAGTGGACACCGGTAACAATATGGAGGAGATACAGAAGGATATGATTCAAGCAAAGGGGTAAATCGCTCTCGACGAATCGGATGCCCAGACATTGAAAGAGCCCCCATCGTGATGCCATGGTAGCTCATCCACCTCGATATGATTTTCTGTTTCTTGGGCTTCCCTTTTTCCTGCCAATGCTGAA
It contains:
- the ablB gene encoding putative beta-lysine N-acetyltransferase encodes the protein MEAGIIEKRIQKPRCSIHITIDYFNKRLRVDDYLGHFQECVEESLKVANGVSAEKIIFKSRKENVLALIAQGFLYEGSIDKFFLGSDCFFLVKYNKNERRNSEEWEKEDQILTDVQSLPIKSGLDDPPTAYQARKAEVTDAVQLAQLYGKVFEVYPTPMNDPLYVKKCMEKGTVFYIFVHEGKIISAASAEIDAFYHNAEITDCATLPEHRQYGLMKHLISSLEDYLISNGNYCIYSIARSLSFGMNAALHQQGYSYRGRLANNCYIFDKLEDMNLWVKNFT
- a CDS encoding peptidase, translating into MDMYEERIRTWLNDHRTNGVQLLQKLVQEPSKRGQEGSAQAIVVEKCRQLGLEIDLWEIGDEQLRKHPHFYCDRKDFKGNPNLVAIKRGTGNGKSLILNGHIDVVPEGDHAAWHDEPYSGKLKDGKVFGRGTTDMKGGNVSLLLAIEAIVESGIQLKGDVIFQSVIEEESGGAGTLAAVIRGYEADGAIIPEPTNMKLFPLQQGSMWFRLKIKGKSAHGGTRYEGVSAIDKAVGVMKEIKMLEQERNESLRHSLYKNVPIPIPINIGSIQSGNWPSSVPDTAVLEGRFGIAPTETMEEAQKSLIQRIDALNQSDSWFKEKPIELEWFGARWLPGNLEIDHSLMKTIGRYYEKVVGEEPLVEASPWATDGGYLSSVGSTPVVVFGPGETKMAHDSNEYIEVDKMMEVAEIIALTMIDWCGVEEQ
- a CDS encoding 3-oxoacid CoA-transferase subunit B, giving the protein MGLGTEDRNRIAKRAAAEISDGMLVNLGIGIPSLVPNHLLNDHKVMFHAENGLVGIGSSPEKGKEDAHLCNAGGLPITIRPGASYCDSTVAFGMIRRGRVDITILGALQVSEVGDLANWIVPGKRVPGMGGAMELAAKAKKVIVLMEHTDKAGMSKLVKKCTLPLTAKKCVHMIITELGVFSVTSEGLLLTDVFDTSSIEEIRDRTEALFTVSENIHILKE
- a CDS encoding CoA transferase subunit A, coding for MENTFQKICRLEDVLHLFKDNQSILYGGFGGIGTPPGLINLILESGIKDLTLIGNDTGFPDIGIGKLVTQRRAKKIIVSHIGSNPNAGLLMNNGELEVEFSPQGTLVERIRAGGMGLGGVLTDIGIETDIVREGKQTVKIGKKNYLVEPALTADIAIVYAEMADPYGNLIFDKSARNTNPLVAAAGQITIVEAMQIVPLGSLDPESIIVPGAFVDYIIPSKGVDWKWVWEPKIEIE
- a CDS encoding aspartate aminotransferase family protein, translating into MEQSSLIKPVLGGAYPTISHGQGVFLYDKEGKDYLDASSGAVTANIGHGVQEIMEAMVKQAKLVSFVYRSQFTNDAAEKLAGKIAELTKGELTYSFFVNSGSEATETALKIAIQHWQEKGKPKKQKIISRWMSYHGITMGALSMSGHPIRRERFTPLLESYPSVSPPYCYRCPLQLDPHTCGMACASELEASIRRIGSENIAAFIAEPVIGAAGGAIVPPDGYFRKLKKICEENDILFIADEVMTGFGRTGKMLASEYWDVEPDIVTFGKGMSGGYTPIAATVMTKNVMEPIMKGSKSIIGGHTLSANPLSCAVSLAVLEYVVRNDLVEKSADRGKDLIRGLKKLAGKYSFIGDIRGRGLLIGVEFVQDKATKAPFPKEADVTNEIIELGMRNGILLYPAAAGLDGVTGAAIIISPPLTISEEECAELLMRVDITFRQFNESFGKRPSHQGSES